A genomic segment from Aspergillus puulaauensis MK2 DNA, chromosome 1, nearly complete sequence encodes:
- the RPL26A gene encoding 60S ribosomal protein uL24 (BUSCO:EOG09265DAV;~COG:J;~EggNog:ENOG410PPNW;~InterPro:IPR005756,IPR041988,IPR008991,IPR005825, IPR005824,IPR014722;~PFAM:PF00467,PF16906;~go_component: GO:0005840 - ribosome [Evidence IEA];~go_component: GO:0015934 - large ribosomal subunit [Evidence IEA];~go_function: GO:0003723 - RNA binding [Evidence IEA];~go_function: GO:0003735 - structural constituent of ribosome [Evidence IEA];~go_process: GO:0006412 - translation [Evidence IEA]) — translation MAVTNQALHSSRRKSRKAHFNAPSSVRRVIMSAPLSKELREKHNVRSIPIRKDDEVTIVRGTNKGREGKVTSVYRLKWAVHIERVVREKSNGQSVPLPIHPSKVVVTKLKLDKDREQILERIGKGREAVKAKSS, via the exons ATGGCCGTCACAAACCAGG CACTCCACTCCTCGCGCCGGAAGTCGCGCAAGGCGCACTTCAATGCCCCCTCCAGCGTGCGCCGTGTTATCATGAGCGCACCTCTGTCCAAGGAACTCCGTGAGAAGCACAAT GTCCgctccatccccatccgcAAGGACGACGAGGTCACCATTGTCCGTGGTACCAACAAGGGCCGTGAGGGCAAGGTCACCAGCGTCTACCGTCTGAAGTGGGCCGTCCACATCGAGCGTGTTGTCCGCGAGAAGTCCAACGGCCAGAGCGttcccctccccatccacccctCCAAGGTCGTCGTcaccaagctcaagctcgacAAGGACCGTGAGCAGATTCTGGAGCGCATCGGCAAGGGCCGTgaggccgtcaaggccaagtCCTCTTAA